The genomic stretch TTCGTGACCATCCACCGGGGCACCGAAGTGGCCGGCAATGAAACCGTGGTGGGCAGCGGAAACCTCATAATGACCGGCGTTCACATCGCCCACGATTGCCGGGTGGGCGACGACAACATCTTGGCCAATTCAGCCACCTTGGCGGGTCATGTAGAGGTCTCTGACGGAGCTACGGTTGGAGCCTTCAGCGGGGTGCACCAGTTTTGCCGCGTGGGTTACAGGGCCTTTATCGGAGGCTACTCGGTCATCACCCGCGATGCTTTGCCCTTCATCAAGACCGTAGGGGAGCGCGGCGAGGCCAAGACCTTCGGAATCAACACCATAGGACTGGAGCGCAGCGATTATTCCTCCCAGCAGATCGGAGCCCTCAAAGAGGCCTATCGCCTGCTCTTCAGGAAAGGCCTTCGCCTGTCCGAGGCTCTACAACAGCTTCGCGCTTCCTCTTTGACCGATGAAGTGGAAGTGCTGCTCGATTTCATCGAGTCTTCGCAACGGGGATTCGTGCACTAGACACGGCCCCGGACCATCGCCCGCGGAGCGAGCTTATGTATGGACTGATCGCGGGAAACGGACGCTTTCCCCTGCTGGTCTTGGAAGAGGCTTTGCGCCGGGGCGAAGAGGTGACGGTGGCCGCCATCCGGGAAGAGGCCGATCCTTCCATAGAGGCATTCGAGGGCAGAAGCGGCGGCAAGATCAGAGTCCACTGGCTGGGGCTGGGACGCTTGGGCAGGTTGCTCAAGATCTTTGCCCGGCACGGCGTGACCCAGGCCATGATGGCGGGCCAGGTCAAACACGTGCGCATTTTCGCCCGCGACGGGCGTCCTGCGGCTGGAGTCCTTTCCAAGGTTCCCGACCTGAAGATGCTCAAGGTGCTGCTCTCGCTGCCGCAAAAGAACACCGCCTCGCTGATCGGCGCCTTCGCCGAGGTGCTGGCCGGGGAGGGAATCGAACTCATCGCCTCCACCCACCTGGTGCCTCACCTGCTGCCTGAGCGCGGAGTGCTGACGCGGCGCGGACCCGATGAGGAGGAAGTCAAAGACGTCGAATACGGGAGGCGTGTGGCCTCGGCCCTGGTGGATCTCGATATAGGGCAGACCGTCGTGATAAAAGATCAGGCGGTGGTGGCGGTGGAGGCCATGGAAGGCACCGACGCCGCCATCCGCCGGGCGGCCCGACTGGCGGAGGGCCGGTCGCTGACCGTGGTTAAAGCGGCGCGTCCGGGACAGGACATGCGTTTCGATGTCCCCGTGATGGGCCTGAAGACGCTGCAGGTGCTGGAAGAATGCAATGTCACCGCCTTCGCCATCGATGCCGGCAAGACCCTCTTGCTGGATCGTGAGGAGCTTCTCAAGGAGGCCGACCGGATGGGACTGGCATTGCTGGCGCAGTAATCGACAGTGGCTATGAAGAGAACCGTCGTTGCCGTCATCGGAGTTGGAGCGCTGGGCAAGCATCATGCCCGCATCTATTCCAGCCTCGATCAAACCGAGCTGCGGGCCGTGATCGACATCGACCTTGCTCGGGCCGAGAAGATCGCTTCCCGGTACGCCTGCTCATTCTACGACCATTACAGCAAGCTGCCTGCCGAGGTAGAAGCGGTTTCGCTGGCTGTTCCCACCGTTGACCACAGCGCCATCGCCGGCGACCTTTTGCGGAACGGCGTCCACGTCCTGGTTGAAAAGCCCATCGCTTCATCGCTGCCTCAGGCCGATACGATGCTGGAGGCCGCCCAACGCGGGGGGACCCGGCTGCATGTCGGCCACAGCGAACGCTTCAATCCCGCCCTGCGGGCCGTGCGGCCCTTTATCGGCGATCCAGGATTCTTCGAGGTCCACCGCATGGGAGCCTTCGCCGGCCGCAGCCTCGACATCGACGTGGTGCTCGACTTGATGATCCACGACATCGACTTGCTCCTCCACCTGGTGGGCGAAGAAGTCTCCGAGGTGCGGGCTGTGGGCATTCCGGTGCTCACCGACAAGATCGACATCGCCAACGCCCGCCTGCAATTCGAAAGCGGCTGCGTGGCCAACGTCACCTCCAGCCGCATTTCGCTGGAAAAGATCCGCAAGCTGAGGCTTTTCCAGCCCCACGACTACATTTCCCTCGATCTGGCTGCCCGCAAGGTCGAGATGTACAGCCTGGACACCTCCCTGGAACCGCCCGGCATTCTGCCCCGTGATTTCCAGATCGAAGAGAAGGAACCGCTTCAAGCCGAAATCGAGGCTTTCCTGAGCGACGCCTCAGAGGCCTGCACGGGAGCCCAGGGTCGCCGGGCGCTGCGTCTTGCTCTGGAGATCCGCCAGGCCATCGAACGGCAGGAGAAGGTCCGTCAACTGACTCAGCAGACATGAAACGACATCGCCTTCGGCTCCCTTATCCAACTCCCAGCAAGGTCCGGACTTTGTTGCTGCTGGCCTTCTTGCCGTTTTTCCTGGGCTGCGGCGGGAAGAAGGTCGAGCGCCAGGCTCCCCGCCTTCCCAGCGGCGCAGATCTTCCGCTGCCGGCCACGGGTGAGCCTTCTTTGCGGGTCCTGCTGGCCGAGGACTTTGAAAGCCTGGAGGTGGAGGGTGCGATGCTGGGGCAGCGGCTACGCCTGCGCTCGCTGGAGGGAGAGATGGAACTCACTCCCCTGGAGCCGGCCGGACCCGCCGTGAAGAGCAGCGGATTCCGCCTGGAGCCGGCCCGGTTTCAGCATTTGCGCTGGCGGGGGCGCGCCTACAGGGGCGTCTTCGAGGCCTTCCTCAACCCCCTCGGCCAGCCGGTGCTGGTCAACGAGGTAGGCATCGAGGACTACCTGAAGGGAGTGGTCCCCAATGAACTGGGGACCAGCCGGGAGCGCCTGGAAGCCGTCAAGGCTCAGGCCGTGGCCGCCCGCACCTTCGCGGTATCCAACCGGGGACGCTTCAACCGCCTGGGATTCGACCTCTACGCCGATTCACGTTCCCAAGCCTACAGCGGCATTTCAGGCGAGCAGGCGCTGGCTACGCAGGCCGTCCTGGAGACGGCGGGGCGCATCTCGGTCTACCAGGGCCGTCCTATCCTGGCCATGTACTCCTCTACCTGCGGAGGCCTGACGGCCAGCTACCAGACCATCTTCCTGGCCTCACCTCTGCAATACCTGCAGGGCGGCGTGCGCTGCCGCGACCGCTCCAGCCCGTTCCATGAATGGACGGAAACCGTCGATTTGTCCCGGCTGGACACCAACCTGGAGCGCTACGCCCCCTCCATCGGCAAGCTGCGCCAGGTAATCCCCGGGGCCAAGGACCCCACGGGACGCCTGATCGAGCTGACCTTGCTGGGAGAGCAGGGAAGCCACACCCTTCGCGGAATCAACCTGCGCTCGGCCCTGGGGCTGCGCAGCAACTGGATTCTGGATCTCCAGCCCCGCTACGACGACGAGAACCTCCTGCACGCCCTGACGGTACGTGGAAAAGGATGGGGTCACGGCGTCGGCCTGTGCCAGTACGGCGCCCTCGAGATGGCGGCCTCGGGCTCCAGCTACGCCGACATCCTCACCCACTACTACCCCGGCACTCAGGTGGTCAGACTTTATCCTCGAACCAATTAGTCCGCTGGAGCATTTCCCGCCAACCATCGGGGCGCGGACGCGTCTAATCGAATAAACGTCGCCCGAAACCGCCTGATTGAAAGCGTTTGAAAGCAC from Acidobacteriota bacterium encodes the following:
- the lpxA gene encoding acyl-ACP--UDP-N-acetylglucosamine O-acyltransferase; amino-acid sequence: MKTQVHSTAQVSSRAKLAEDVEIGPFSLIGPEVEIGPGTRIGPHSVIQGPTTLGARNHIYGQSSIGTDPQDLKYRGEASILRIGDDNRIREFVTIHRGTEVAGNETVVGSGNLIMTGVHIAHDCRVGDDNILANSATLAGHVEVSDGATVGAFSGVHQFCRVGYRAFIGGYSVITRDALPFIKTVGERGEAKTFGINTIGLERSDYSSQQIGALKEAYRLLFRKGLRLSEALQQLRASSLTDEVEVLLDFIESSQRGFVH
- the lpxI gene encoding UDP-2,3-diacylglucosamine diphosphatase LpxI (LpxI, functionally equivalent to LpxH, replaces it in LPS biosynthesis in a minority of bacteria.); amino-acid sequence: MYGLIAGNGRFPLLVLEEALRRGEEVTVAAIREEADPSIEAFEGRSGGKIRVHWLGLGRLGRLLKIFARHGVTQAMMAGQVKHVRIFARDGRPAAGVLSKVPDLKMLKVLLSLPQKNTASLIGAFAEVLAGEGIELIASTHLVPHLLPERGVLTRRGPDEEEVKDVEYGRRVASALVDLDIGQTVVIKDQAVVAVEAMEGTDAAIRRAARLAEGRSLTVVKAARPGQDMRFDVPVMGLKTLQVLEECNVTAFAIDAGKTLLLDREELLKEADRMGLALLAQ
- a CDS encoding Gfo/Idh/MocA family oxidoreductase, with the translated sequence MKRTVVAVIGVGALGKHHARIYSSLDQTELRAVIDIDLARAEKIASRYACSFYDHYSKLPAEVEAVSLAVPTVDHSAIAGDLLRNGVHVLVEKPIASSLPQADTMLEAAQRGGTRLHVGHSERFNPALRAVRPFIGDPGFFEVHRMGAFAGRSLDIDVVLDLMIHDIDLLLHLVGEEVSEVRAVGIPVLTDKIDIANARLQFESGCVANVTSSRISLEKIRKLRLFQPHDYISLDLAARKVEMYSLDTSLEPPGILPRDFQIEEKEPLQAEIEAFLSDASEACTGAQGRRALRLALEIRQAIERQEKVRQLTQQT
- a CDS encoding SpoIID/LytB domain-containing protein, which produces MKRHRLRLPYPTPSKVRTLLLLAFLPFFLGCGGKKVERQAPRLPSGADLPLPATGEPSLRVLLAEDFESLEVEGAMLGQRLRLRSLEGEMELTPLEPAGPAVKSSGFRLEPARFQHLRWRGRAYRGVFEAFLNPLGQPVLVNEVGIEDYLKGVVPNELGTSRERLEAVKAQAVAARTFAVSNRGRFNRLGFDLYADSRSQAYSGISGEQALATQAVLETAGRISVYQGRPILAMYSSTCGGLTASYQTIFLASPLQYLQGGVRCRDRSSPFHEWTETVDLSRLDTNLERYAPSIGKLRQVIPGAKDPTGRLIELTLLGEQGSHTLRGINLRSALGLRSNWILDLQPRYDDENLLHALTVRGKGWGHGVGLCQYGALEMAASGSSYADILTHYYPGTQVVRLYPRTN